Genomic segment of Deltaproteobacteria bacterium:
GCACTGGCGGACTGTGGCAATCCAGCGGGGATCGTCCTTTTTCAGAAAACCGTACCTCTCCATCAGCAACAGGCCGACATCCAGATGTTCAGAACCATAAGATTGCGTAAAACTTCCGACGGACCTGTTCCATCCCTTTTCCTCAATCTCTCCCCGGATCTGGTCGGCGATCGCCTTCCAATTGGAAACAGCGTAATCCTTTCCCAACCTCTGAGCGATTTTGATCCCCCGATCAAGAGCAACCCAGGAAAGGGTTTTTGAAAAAGTAAAATGTGCCTTCCGATGCCGGAACTCCCAAATCCCGGCGTCTTCCGTATGCCAGTCCCTCGCGATCGTATTGACGAGGAATTTGACAAGCGACCAGACTTCATCCGGCATCTTTTCAAATTCGTAGTGAAGGTAGTAGAGATAGAGTGTGTTTACGATCTCACCGAAGATATCGTTTTGTTGCGTATGACAGGCGTTGTTGCCGATCCGAACCGGGCTGGAGTTTTTATATCCCTTGAAATGGCTTAGGATTTTTTCCTCGAGATCGGCCCTCCCACCGATTCCATAAACGATCTGAACCTTGGTCTGCTTGCTCTCAAAGAGGTGCAGGAGAAAATGAATAAAAGCCCGTGCCTCCTCGAAGTGGCCGATACTCTTCAAGGCCTCCAACATGAGGGAGGCGTCACGGAGCCAACAGTAGCGGTAGTCCCAGTTTCTTCCCTCTCCGATGACCTCCGGAAGGGAGGTCGTCGGTGCCGCAATGATCGCACCGGTTTCCTCATAGGTCATCAGTTTCAGGGTGAGTGCCGACCGGAGGACTGTCTCGGAATAGAGGTTCGGTAATCGGCAATGGCCCGACCAGGTTTCCCAGTAGCCTTTTGTCTTTTCAAACATCTCATGGGCATAGACGAGTGTGGGGGCCTCGATCTTTTCGTGGTAGGTTAGGAGAAGGTATTCTTCCCGCTCAAGTGGGAGGGGGCTCTCTGTCAGGACGCCGTTCAGAGGGAGGCTTGAGTAGAGAAAGAGGCTTTCGAGGCCGTTGGAGGCGGTGATGACCGCCTGTCTTTTTCGGACGGACGTCTCGCCTTGGGCGTAGTTCATTTTGGGTTGAAATGAAACCTTGAGAAGAGACCGACCGCGCAGTGGTTTCAAAATCCTGATGATCTCGACGGGCCTCCGGTAGTCCGTCCCTTCTCGGTAGCGAGGCATGAAATCAAGCAAAGCAAAGGCGTTTTCCCCGTCATCGAATTCCGTTTGAAGGATGTTGGTTTGGGGCAGGTAGACCTGCGAAATTCTTGCGGCGCCGGCAAGAGAGACCTGGAAATGACCCCCTTGGGCGTCCAGTATCCTGGCGAAGGCGGAGGGGCTGTCGAACTTGGGGAGGCAGCACCATTCAATGCTCAAGCCACTCTTCTTCGCCGGGAATGGCCACGGGGTCCTCCAAGGGCCAGAGGATTTTTTTATCTGTTTTGAGTATTGAAGTGGCCCCCCATGCCGGTTTGGCAAGGACAATCACCCGATCAAAATACATCTCACACACTTCCGCAAGCATCTTGGACTTCTGACTTGAGATGTCGATCCCGATCTCCCTCATGACCTCAATGGTAATTCGATTCAACTCACCAGGATAAAGACCGGCGCTTGTTATTGAAAAACTTCCCGGAAGGAACGCACGGGCCAGCCCCTCCGCCATTTGACTCCGACAAGCATTGTATTCACAAACAAAGAGAATTTTCACCGGGGCAAGTGTATTTTGCCCTCCCATGCTGTCAAGTTAGATTCGCTCATATTTTCTCTCCTTCAATCAGCAAATAGGTATCCGCCTTCAAGTAGGTCGTGCGAATCACCTTAAGCGATTTGATAGAATGAATGTGATCCAAAGTTTTGCGATCGAACCGCGCCCCACAGACAAACTCGACAAACGGAGCGAGGATTTTCTGGCGAAGTTAAAGGGGGAAATTTATAACTCATTTTTTCTGTTTTTTTTCATATGTCCGATTCTTTTCTTCACATGATCTCCAAAAATTTTCTTAAAAAGGGATCAATAATGAAAAGGTGATTTTCAGTATCAAGGGAGAGGAGGGGGCAGTCTTCCAGTTCTTTCTTGATACGGGCCAGTTCGGAAGCCGGTAACCCCGACTCTTCCTGCATATCACTGCCGGAGTATTTTTTAACCGGCCCTATTTTCGCGACTGCCCCAATGAATTTTTTTTGCAATGAACTGTAACCATACAGGGCAGAGAAATAGCGGCCCCGCTTTGATTCCACAGCCGATTCAAAGGCGCTGTCGATGTGGCCTTGGGTGATTTCCAGATTTGAAAAATTCTCCACAATCCAGGCCCCTAGTTCATTAACGTAGTTTGGGACATTATTCATGAGATCCAACATATATTGCGCCTCCTTTTTCTGGATCAAAATGTTCGAGGCCGCAAATCGCTCGTTCAGATAAGGCAGATAGTCTTCGACGGGGATTGGTTTTAATTCCATGTCTTCCCCAAAACTAAAAAATGGGAGTTTCTTGTCATTGAAGATTTTATAGAGCAGTCTTTGATTGCTCCCCATGAGAAGAATCGCCGCCTTGGAGAGCTGCTGGAATTCTCTGCGAAGAAAGGCCTGGACTTTTTTAAGTTCGGCAATAGCCTGGAATTCATCAATGATGAGAACCAATTCGTTTTTTTCGGAGATCTCCGCCAATTTGTGAAACAGTTGTATTAAATAAGTTTCGGGATGATGAAAGGCCATTTTTTCCATTGATAATTCAACGCCACCGGGAAGGTTGATCTTCAGCCGGGCCAGGAGGTCATTGAACAAGCCTTTGACCTTCTGGGCAGGAAACTGTTTTTTGAACGCCAGATCGCTGTGAGTATGAAATCTCTGCGCCACCTCTTCGAGTGAACTT
This window contains:
- a CDS encoding glycoside hydrolase family 15 protein produces the protein MSIEWCCLPKFDSPSAFARILDAQGGHFQVSLAGAARISQVYLPQTNILQTEFDDGENAFALLDFMPRYREGTDYRRPVEIIRILKPLRGRSLLKVSFQPKMNYAQGETSVRKRQAVITASNGLESLFLYSSLPLNGVLTESPLPLEREEYLLLTYHEKIEAPTLVYAHEMFEKTKGYWETWSGHCRLPNLYSETVLRSALTLKLMTYEETGAIIAAPTTSLPEVIGEGRNWDYRYCWLRDASLMLEALKSIGHFEEARAFIHFLLHLFESKQTKVQIVYGIGGRADLEEKILSHFKGYKNSSPVRIGNNACHTQQNDIFGEIVNTLYLYYLHYEFEKMPDEVWSLVKFLVNTIARDWHTEDAGIWEFRHRKAHFTFSKTLSWVALDRGIKIAQRLGKDYAVSNWKAIADQIRGEIEEKGWNRSVGSFTQSYGSEHLDVGLLLMERYGFLKKDDPRWIATVRQCEQSLMQNGFAFRYTNADDFGKPKNAFILASLWLAKALYTIGEKDRSRLLFENILSHANHLGLLSEDIDVETGEL
- a CDS encoding arsenate reductase ArsC, whose translation is MKILFVCEYNACRSQMAEGLARAFLPGSFSITSAGLYPGELNRITIEVMREIGIDISSQKSKMLAEVCEMYFDRVIVLAKPAWGATSILKTDKKILWPLEDPVAIPGEEEWLEH
- a CDS encoding ATP-binding protein, which gives rise to MAKLFKFDVILDSEDLCDRQKEIKRVLSVMERQGRLVLYSIRRMGKTSLVHVCSQRRRAVQPNAFHLYVDLNETSSLEEVAQRFHTHSDLAFKKQFPAQKVKGLFNDLLARLKINLPGGVELSMEKMAFHHPETYLIQLFHKLAEISEKNELVLIIDEFQAIAELKKVQAFLRREFQQLSKAAILLMGSNQRLLYKIFNDKKLPFFSFGEDMELKPIPVEDYLPYLNERFAASNILIQKKEAQYMLDLMNNVPNYVNELGAWIVENFSNLEITQGHIDSAFESAVESKRGRYFSALYGYSSLQKKFIGAVAKIGPVKKYSGSDMQEESGLPASELARIKKELEDCPLLSLDTENHLFIIDPFLRKFLEIM